A genome region from Yoonia vestfoldensis includes the following:
- a CDS encoding DUF3553 domain-containing protein produces the protein MSGINAILEPGMLVRHPAQPDWGIGQVQSNIAGRITVNFREAGKIVIEGSHVVLDIVND, from the coding sequence ATGTCGGGGATCAACGCCATCCTAGAACCCGGAATGTTGGTGCGTCATCCAGCCCAGCCCGATTGGGGCATTGGCCAGGTGCAATCCAATATCGCGGGCCGCATTACCGTGAATTTCCGCGAAGCGGGCAAGATCGTGATCGAGGGAAGCCATGTTGTTTTGGATATCGTTAACGATTAG
- a CDS encoding GNAT family N-acetyltransferase: MIHEEIIVQQTIQSDRFMLRPCRKSDAGLIAMYAGDDRVARGTRSVPHPLPPGTVEAMIERALLSDRTEDVWIIDGSAHGHAEALGLISLERMDRAQSEIFYWIAPAFWNTGYASEAVRAIIAANPHQSERIFAEVFQDNPGSARVLTNCGFDYLGDAEAFSVSRGATVPTWTYTLKTGA; the protein is encoded by the coding sequence ATGATCCACGAGGAAATCATCGTGCAACAGACGATCCAATCGGATCGCTTCATGCTGCGCCCTTGCCGCAAATCGGATGCCGGGCTGATCGCCATGTATGCCGGCGATGACCGCGTCGCGCGCGGCACACGGTCCGTGCCGCATCCCTTGCCCCCCGGCACGGTCGAGGCGATGATCGAACGCGCCTTGCTGTCGGACCGGACAGAGGATGTCTGGATCATCGACGGCTCTGCCCATGGCCATGCAGAGGCTTTGGGCCTGATCAGCCTTGAACGGATGGACCGCGCGCAATCAGAGATTTTCTACTGGATCGCGCCTGCCTTTTGGAACACCGGCTATGCGTCAGAGGCCGTGCGCGCGATCATCGCCGCCAACCCGCATCAATCCGAACGTATCTTTGCCGAGGTGTTTCAGGACAACCCCGGCTCTGCCCGCGTGCTGACCAATTGCGGTTTCGATTACCTGGGCGATGCAGAGGCGTTTTCCGTCTCACGCGGGGCGACGGTGCCGACATGGACCTATACGCTGAAAACCGGCGCCTGA
- a CDS encoding carboxypeptidase M32 codes for MTAYTDLMAFQRDTEALAQVAGRLAWDQETMMPEGAGPQRAEEHGAMAGILHARRIDPRVGDWLDKAEAVDDVAAANLRHIRRSFDRATKVPARLATALAQTTSRAHRIWAKARAEEDVAAFLPALQQVLDLRREEAAAIAGNADRYDALLDDYEPGATGASLSAMFAALRPRLVDLRAAVLDRPKPPVLTGTFDEAGQLALSRKLALAFGYDLATGRIDKAVHPFSSGSGLDVRITMRTNPADPFNCFYATIHEVGHAAYEQGIDRAHLLTPLGAGVSMGVHESQSRIYENQLGRSRAFTGWLYGQMRDSFGDFGIADEDAFYACVNRVSDGFIRTEADELQYNLHVLLRFDLERALVSGDLAVHDLEAAWNDRFAADFGFAVDRPSNGVLQDVHWSEGLFGYFPTYSLGNVYAGCLHQSLRAAVPDLDDDLARGDTSRATGWLRSNLQQFGGLRTPVETITHAAGFAPQEGPLLDYLETKFGAIYGL; via the coding sequence ATGACCGCCTATACCGATCTGATGGCTTTCCAGCGTGACACCGAGGCGCTGGCGCAGGTGGCGGGCCGTTTGGCCTGGGACCAGGAAACCATGATGCCCGAGGGTGCTGGCCCGCAGCGCGCCGAGGAACATGGCGCGATGGCCGGTATCCTGCATGCCCGCCGCATTGATCCGCGTGTGGGCGACTGGCTGGACAAGGCCGAGGCGGTGGATGATGTCGCCGCCGCCAATCTGCGCCATATCCGCCGCAGTTTCGACCGCGCGACCAAAGTGCCTGCACGGCTGGCCACCGCGCTGGCGCAGACCACGTCGCGCGCGCATCGGATCTGGGCCAAGGCCCGCGCAGAAGAGGATGTCGCAGCCTTTCTGCCCGCGCTGCAACAGGTGCTGGACCTGCGCCGCGAAGAGGCCGCCGCCATCGCGGGCAATGCCGATCGTTATGATGCGCTGCTGGATGATTATGAACCGGGCGCCACGGGCGCAAGCCTGAGCGCGATGTTCGCCGCATTGCGCCCGCGTCTGGTCGATCTGCGCGCCGCCGTGCTGGACCGGCCCAAGCCGCCGGTGCTGACCGGCACATTCGATGAGGCCGGACAGCTGGCGCTGTCGCGCAAATTGGCGCTGGCCTTTGGCTATGATCTGGCGACAGGCCGGATCGACAAGGCGGTGCATCCGTTTTCAAGCGGGTCGGGTCTGGATGTGCGGATCACGATGCGCACCAATCCTGCCGATCCGTTCAATTGTTTTTATGCCACGATCCACGAGGTCGGCCATGCCGCCTATGAACAGGGGATCGACCGCGCCCATCTGCTGACCCCGCTGGGCGCAGGTGTGTCGATGGGCGTGCATGAAAGCCAAAGCCGGATTTACGAAAACCAGCTGGGCCGCAGCCGCGCCTTTACCGGCTGGCTCTATGGGCAGATGCGCGACAGTTTCGGCGATTTCGGCATTGCCGATGAGGATGCGTTTTATGCCTGTGTGAACCGCGTCAGCGACGGCTTTATCCGGACCGAGGCCGATGAATTGCAATATAACCTGCATGTCTTGTTGCGCTTTGATCTGGAACGCGCGCTGGTATCGGGCGATCTGGCGGTGCATGATCTGGAGGCGGCCTGGAACGACCGCTTTGCTGCCGATTTCGGTTTTGCGGTGGACCGGCCATCCAACGGTGTCTTGCAGGATGTGCATTGGTCCGAAGGGCTGTTCGGCTATTTCCCGACCTACAGCTTGGGCAATGTCTATGCGGGCTGTCTGCATCAGTCCTTGCGCGCGGCTGTGCCGGATCTCGATGATGATCTGGCGCGCGGGGATACGTCACGCGCGACAGGCTGGCTGCGCAGCAATCTGCAACAATTCGGAGGCCTCAGGACGCCAGTCGAGACGATCACCCATGCGGCAGGCTTTGCCCCGCAAGAGGGGCCGTTGCTGGATTATCTGGAGACGAAGTTCGGGGCGATCTACGGACTTTGA
- the proB gene encoding glutamate 5-kinase: MATLIDAKRLVVKIGSALLVDAASGALRQDWLTSLAADVAQIKARGTDVILVSSGSIALGRGVLGLPQAALALEQSQAAAAVGQIRLARAYEQALAPHGIIAGQVLVTLEDSQDRRRYLNSRATMETMLGFGVVPIVNENDTIATDEIRYGDNDRLAAQVAVTIGADQLVLLSDVDGLYTGNPKVNKDAQHLGIVDKITPEIESMAGDVGSALSKGGMITKLMAAKIATDGGCAMAIALGTGLHPLLALAQGARSTWFTAQVDPQAARKRWIAAMKPRGTVTVDAGAGKALLSGKSLLPAGVTGIIGSFGRGEVIAIADATGAQLGQGLTRYTSAEARQIMGRRSTDIAAVLGYEGRAALVHRDDMVL; this comes from the coding sequence ATGGCAACCCTGATTGATGCCAAACGGCTGGTGGTCAAGATCGGCTCGGCCTTGCTGGTCGATGCCGCGTCGGGGGCTTTGCGGCAAGATTGGCTGACCTCGCTGGCCGCCGATGTGGCGCAGATCAAGGCGCGCGGGACCGATGTGATCCTGGTCTCCTCGGGCTCTATCGCGCTGGGGCGGGGCGTGTTGGGTCTGCCGCAGGCCGCGCTTGCGCTGGAACAATCACAGGCCGCCGCCGCGGTGGGCCAGATCCGGCTGGCGCGGGCCTATGAACAGGCGCTGGCACCGCATGGGATTATCGCAGGTCAGGTCCTTGTCACGCTGGAGGATTCGCAAGACCGGCGGCGTTATCTGAACAGCCGCGCGACGATGGAAACCATGCTGGGGTTCGGCGTCGTGCCGATCGTCAACGAAAACGACACCATCGCCACCGATGAAATCCGCTATGGCGATAATGACCGGCTTGCCGCCCAGGTCGCCGTGACCATTGGCGCCGATCAGCTGGTGCTGCTCTCGGATGTTGACGGGCTTTATACGGGTAATCCCAAGGTCAACAAAGATGCGCAACATCTTGGGATCGTGGATAAAATCACGCCAGAGATCGAATCGATGGCCGGTGATGTCGGATCAGCCCTGTCCAAGGGCGGCATGATCACGAAACTGATGGCGGCCAAGATCGCGACCGACGGCGGCTGTGCCATGGCCATCGCGCTTGGCACCGGGCTGCATCCGCTGCTGGCGCTGGCGCAGGGCGCGCGCAGCACATGGTTCACCGCACAGGTCGACCCGCAGGCCGCGCGCAAACGCTGGATCGCCGCGATGAAACCGCGCGGCACGGTCACGGTCGATGCAGGGGCGGGCAAGGCGCTGCTGTCGGGCAAAAGCCTGCTGCCCGCCGGTGTCACCGGGATCATCGGCAGCTTTGGCCGGGGCGAGGTGATCGCGATTGCCGATGCCACGGGCGCGCAGCTGGGCCAGGGCCTGACCCGCTATACCAGCGCCGAGGCGCGCCAGATCATGGGCCGCAGATCGACGGATATCGCGGCGGTTTTGGGATATGAAGGCCGCGCTGCCTTGGTGCATCGCGACGATATGGTGCTTTAG
- the ctaA gene encoding heme A synthase — MATKRSIFEEVGDSPRQTATPGGIARAGQGARRAIRAWLMALFALVVIMIAVGGLTRLTDSGLSITEWAPVTGALPPLSAAAWEVEFDKYRQIPQYQLMNRGMSMDEFKVIYYWEWGHRQLGRVIGLVWGLGFLYFLLRRQIPAGWTGRLLFLGALGGLQGAIGWWMVASGLQEGMLSVASYRLATHLGLAFVIFGFIAWYVYLLSRPSADLLQARRSGDARLAKWGGVLVGLAFVQILLGALVAGIDAGRAFPDWPLMAGGFFPPQPFSLDPVWRNFFEDAGLVQFMHRMAGYILFIAALVIWWIARKSANRTIRASFNMMMAVMALQVVLGIVTVIYSAPVHLAITHQFLAVILWARILRARFMALYPKPQSVRMT, encoded by the coding sequence ATGGCAACCAAGCGCAGCATTTTCGAAGAGGTCGGCGACAGCCCCAGACAGACCGCGACACCGGGCGGCATTGCCCGCGCCGGCCAAGGCGCGCGGCGCGCGATCAGGGCCTGGCTGATGGCTTTATTCGCGCTGGTCGTCATCATGATCGCGGTGGGCGGGTTGACCCGGCTGACCGATAGCGGCTTGTCGATCACCGAATGGGCGCCTGTGACGGGGGCTTTGCCGCCCTTGTCAGCCGCGGCCTGGGAGGTCGAATTCGACAAATACCGCCAGATCCCGCAATACCAGCTGATGAACCGCGGCATGAGCATGGATGAGTTCAAAGTCATCTATTATTGGGAATGGGGTCACCGCCAATTGGGCCGGGTCATCGGGCTGGTCTGGGGCTTGGGCTTTCTTTATTTCCTGCTGCGCCGCCAGATCCCTGCGGGCTGGACCGGGCGGCTGTTGTTTCTGGGGGCTTTGGGCGGTTTGCAAGGGGCGATCGGCTGGTGGATGGTCGCATCGGGCCTTCAGGAAGGGATGCTGAGTGTCGCATCTTACCGCCTGGCCACCCATCTGGGGCTGGCTTTCGTGATTTTCGGCTTTATCGCCTGGTATGTCTATCTGCTGAGCCGCCCGTCGGCGGATCTGTTGCAGGCGCGCCGGTCGGGCGATGCGCGATTGGCGAAATGGGGCGGCGTTTTGGTCGGGCTGGCCTTTGTGCAGATCTTGCTGGGCGCGCTGGTGGCGGGCATCGATGCGGGCCGCGCCTTTCCGGACTGGCCTTTGATGGCGGGCGGGTTCTTTCCGCCGCAGCCGTTCAGCCTTGACCCTGTCTGGCGCAATTTCTTTGAAGATGCGGGGCTGGTCCAATTCATGCACCGGATGGCGGGCTATATCTTGTTCATTGCTGCGTTGGTGATCTGGTGGATCGCGCGTAAATCGGCCAATCGCACTATCCGGGCGTCTTTCAACATGATGATGGCGGTGATGGCTTTGCAGGTCGTGCTGGGGATTGTCACGGTGATCTATTCAGCGCCCGTGCATCTGGCGATCACGCATCAATTTCTGGCCGTGATCCTTTGGGCCAGGATCCTGCGGGCGCGGTTCATGGCGCTTTATCCCAAACCCCAATCTGTCAGGATGACATGA
- a CDS encoding thiamine phosphate synthase, with the protein MSDAADIPQIYLITPSDFDLETFPDRLAACLDSTEIGCVRLALATKDDAKIARAADALRAVTHARDVALVIESHVLMVERLGLDGVHLLDAARSVKKIRKDLGDDAILGTFCGNSRHDGMTAGELGADYISFGPVGVSPLGDGRIADPELFAWWSEMIEVPVVAEGALSAALIRDLTPHTDFFGIGDEIWREDDAAAALGKLLKAMTS; encoded by the coding sequence ATGTCGGATGCCGCAGATATACCGCAAATCTACCTGATCACACCGTCGGATTTCGACCTCGAAACCTTCCCCGACAGGCTCGCCGCCTGTCTGGACAGCACCGAGATCGGCTGCGTCCGGCTGGCGCTGGCAACCAAGGATGATGCCAAGATCGCCCGCGCCGCCGATGCATTGCGCGCTGTGACCCATGCGCGCGACGTGGCCTTGGTGATCGAAAGCCATGTGCTGATGGTCGAAAGGCTGGGGCTGGACGGGGTGCATCTGCTTGACGCCGCGCGCTCGGTCAAAAAGATCCGCAAGGATCTGGGCGATGATGCGATCCTCGGCACATTCTGCGGCAATTCGCGCCATGACGGCATGACCGCGGGCGAGCTTGGCGCCGATTACATCAGCTTTGGCCCGGTCGGCGTCAGCCCTCTGGGGGATGGCCGTATCGCCGATCCAGAACTTTTCGCCTGGTGGTCGGAAATGATCGAAGTCCCCGTCGTCGCCGAAGGCGCGCTCAGCGCCGCGCTGATCCGGGACCTGACGCCGCATACCGATTTCTTCGGCATCGGCGATGAAATCTGGCGCGAGGATGACGCGGCCGCCGCCCTTGGCAAACTCCTCAAGGCAATGACCTCTTAG
- a CDS encoding RNA methyltransferase yields MPMPQPQPAFVLIRPQMGENIGAAARGMWNFGLDRMRVIAPRDGWPNQRAVAMASGAGRLLDEAQLFEDTAAAIADCDFVYATTARPRGLTKPVLSPEAAMQDAHARIAAGGKVAVMFGPERAGMENDDIARANAIISVPVNPDFPSLNLAQCVLLLGYEWRRVATEVVPLRHDAPGDWATQIEIEKLADHYQDRLDAAGFFFPDHKAANMQMNLRNLWSRMPLTRADVQMLHGILRQMVRWKDRG; encoded by the coding sequence ATGCCCATGCCCCAGCCGCAGCCTGCCTTTGTCTTGATCCGTCCCCAGATGGGTGAAAATATCGGGGCCGCCGCACGCGGCATGTGGAATTTCGGGCTGGACCGGATGCGCGTGATCGCGCCCCGCGATGGCTGGCCCAACCAGCGCGCTGTCGCCATGGCCAGCGGGGCGGGCCGTCTGCTGGACGAGGCGCAGCTGTTCGAGGATACCGCCGCCGCGATTGCCGATTGCGATTTCGTCTATGCCACCACGGCGCGGCCGCGCGGCTTGACCAAGCCCGTGCTCTCGCCCGAGGCCGCGATGCAGGATGCCCATGCGCGTATTGCCGCCGGCGGCAAGGTGGCCGTGATGTTCGGCCCCGAACGCGCGGGCATGGAAAACGACGATATCGCGCGGGCCAATGCCATCATCTCGGTGCCGGTGAACCCCGATTTTCCATCGCTGAACCTGGCGCAATGCGTGCTGTTGCTGGGCTATGAATGGCGCCGCGTCGCAACCGAGGTCGTGCCCCTGCGCCATGATGCGCCCGGCGATTGGGCGACCCAGATCGAGATCGAGAAACTGGCCGATCATTACCAGGACCGGCTGGATGCGGCGGGATTCTTTTTCCCCGATCACAAGGCCGCCAATATGCAGATGAACCTGCGCAATCTGTGGTCGCGGATGCCGCTGACCCGCGCCGATGTGCAGATGCTGCATGGCATTCTGCGCCAGATGGTGCGCTGGAAAGACCGCGGCTGA
- a CDS encoding lysophospholipid acyltransferase family protein, which produces MAEIWHGAAPPDHRPLGLRDWLRVARRGLPLALLVFGGLILLLLIRLVERPLCGLRRPVTPYVTQYVCQTAFVLLGIRYRSAGQPMRGTGAVVANHASWLDIFALNARKRIYFVSKSEVAGWPGIGWLARATGTVFIRRDRRDAPGQIAIFRARLQAGHKLLFFPEGTSTDGLQVLPFKPTLFAAFFDPALRDDLQVQPVSLRYHAPLGADPRFYGWWGDMAFGPHLLHTLAAPRQGGVSVIYHPPLRVRDFTDRKALALALEETVRAGVAG; this is translated from the coding sequence ATGGCTGAAATCTGGCACGGCGCGGCCCCGCCGGATCATCGCCCGCTGGGTTTGCGCGATTGGCTGCGTGTGGCGCGGCGCGGGCTTCCTTTGGCCTTGCTGGTCTTTGGCGGGCTGATCCTCTTGCTGCTGATCCGGCTGGTCGAGCGGCCGCTTTGCGGGCTGCGCCGCCCGGTGACGCCCTATGTCACGCAATATGTCTGCCAGACGGCCTTTGTGCTGCTGGGCATCCGCTATCGCAGCGCGGGCCAGCCGATGCGCGGCACCGGCGCGGTGGTGGCCAATCACGCAAGCTGGCTGGATATCTTTGCGCTGAACGCGCGCAAGCGGATCTATTTCGTCTCGAAATCCGAGGTGGCGGGCTGGCCCGGTATCGGCTGGCTGGCGCGCGCGACCGGCACGGTGTTCATCCGCCGCGACCGCCGCGACGCGCCCGGCCAGATCGCCATCTTCCGCGCCAGATTGCAGGCGGGGCATAAACTGCTGTTCTTTCCCGAAGGCACCTCGACCGATGGCTTGCAGGTGCTGCCCTTCAAACCGACGCTTTTTGCGGCGTTTTTCGATCCTGCTTTGCGCGATGATCTGCAGGTGCAGCCGGTCAGCCTGCGCTATCACGCGCCTTTGGGCGCAGATCCGCGGTTTTATGGCTGGTGGGGCGATATGGCCTTCGGGCCGCATCTGCTGCATACATTGGCCGCGCCGCGCCAGGGCGGTGTGAGCGTGATCTACCATCCGCCCCTGCGGGTGCGCGATTTTACCGATCGCAAGGCGCTGGCGTTGGCCTTGGAAGAAACGGTGCGCGCGGGGGTGGCAGGTTAG
- a CDS encoding glutamate-5-semialdehyde dehydrogenase translates to MTDITALMAQIGADARAAATVLATTGSDRKKAALIAAADAICANIAPILDANAKDQAYGAEKGLSPAMMDRLILTEPRIRAMAEGLRNVAAQPDPVGAVMAQWDMPSGLHIRRVRTPLGVVGVIYESRPNVTADAGALCLQSGNAVILRGGSESFHSATAIHHCLQTGLEQAGLPATAIQLVPTRDRAAVSAMLTATDHIDVIVPRGGKGLVGLVQREARVPVFAHLEGICHIYVDASADPAMARDIVLNAKTRRTGICGAMECLLIDRQFHDQHGPILIEALLQAGVAVRADGDLAKIPGTIQAQPGDFGCEFLDMICAAKLVDGVDAAIGHIRHYGSQHTDAIITEDAQAAAHFFAQLDSAILMHNASTQFADGGEFGMGAEIGIATGKMHARGPVGAEQLTSFKYLVSGKGALRG, encoded by the coding sequence ATGACAGATATCACCGCCCTGATGGCGCAAATCGGCGCTGATGCGCGCGCCGCCGCCACCGTGCTGGCCACCACCGGATCGGACCGCAAAAAGGCCGCGCTGATCGCTGCGGCCGATGCGATCTGCGCCAATATCGCACCAATCCTCGACGCCAATGCCAAGGATCAGGCTTATGGCGCCGAAAAAGGCCTTAGCCCCGCGATGATGGACCGGCTGATCCTGACCGAACCGCGCATTCGCGCCATGGCCGAGGGGCTGCGCAATGTCGCAGCCCAGCCTGACCCGGTGGGCGCGGTGATGGCGCAATGGGATATGCCATCGGGGCTGCATATCCGGCGCGTGCGCACGCCTTTGGGGGTGGTCGGCGTGATCTATGAAAGCCGGCCCAATGTGACGGCGGATGCCGGCGCGCTTTGCCTGCAATCGGGCAATGCGGTGATCCTGCGGGGCGGGTCGGAAAGCTTTCATTCCGCGACGGCGATCCATCATTGCCTGCAAACCGGGCTGGAACAGGCGGGCCTGCCTGCGACGGCGATCCAGCTGGTGCCGACGCGCGACCGTGCCGCTGTTTCTGCGATGCTGACCGCGACGGATCATATCGATGTGATCGTGCCGCGCGGCGGCAAGGGGTTGGTGGGGCTGGTCCAGCGCGAGGCGCGGGTGCCGGTCTTTGCCCATCTCGAAGGGATTTGCCATATCTATGTGGATGCCAGCGCCGATCCTGCCATGGCGCGCGACATCGTGCTGAACGCCAAAACCCGCCGCACGGGTATCTGCGGGGCGATGGAATGCCTGTTGATCGACCGGCAATTCCACGACCAGCACGGGCCGATCCTGATAGAGGCACTGCTGCAAGCCGGGGTCGCGGTGCGCGCCGATGGCGATCTGGCCAAGATCCCCGGCACAATCCAGGCGCAACCGGGTGATTTCGGATGCGAATTCCTCGACATGATCTGTGCGGCCAAATTGGTCGACGGTGTGGATGCCGCCATCGGGCATATCCGGCACTATGGCTCGCAGCATACCGATGCGATCATCACCGAAGATGCGCAGGCCGCCGCCCATTTCTTTGCCCAGCTCGACAGCGCGATCTTGATGCATAACGCCTCGACCCAATTCGCCGATGGCGGTGAATTCGGCATGGGGGCGGAAATCGGCATCGCCACCGGCAAGATGCATGCGCGCGGGCCTGTCGGGGCCGAACAGCTGACCAGCTTCAAATATCTTGTCAGTGGCAAAGGGGCCCTGCGCGGCTAA
- a CDS encoding histidine phosphotransferase family protein codes for MRPNLASLVGSRICHDLISPIGAIGNGLELLALTDGDPGAEMELIADSVQNASARIRFYRIAYGAASADQLLGSADILPVISVLARGGRFTYFWQVAEPRPRREVRCALLLLQCFEAAMPVGGDIHVSVIDNRWVLSAESLRFTIDPGLWDSLANGGDASYVYSAAQVQFALLPDMLHEAERDVQIKMSSDRIVASF; via the coding sequence ATGCGGCCTAACCTTGCCTCGCTTGTCGGCTCTCGGATTTGTCATGACCTTATCAGCCCAATCGGGGCCATCGGCAATGGGCTTGAATTGCTGGCGCTGACCGATGGCGACCCCGGCGCCGAGATGGAACTGATTGCCGATTCTGTCCAGAACGCCAGCGCGCGCATCCGGTTTTACCGCATCGCCTATGGCGCGGCCAGTGCCGACCAGCTGTTGGGCAGCGCCGATATCCTGCCGGTGATCTCGGTGCTGGCACGCGGCGGGCGCTTTACCTATTTTTGGCAAGTGGCCGAGCCGCGCCCCCGCCGCGAGGTGCGCTGCGCGCTTTTGCTGTTGCAATGTTTCGAGGCTGCGATGCCGGTCGGCGGGGATATCCATGTCAGCGTCATCGACAACCGCTGGGTGCTTAGCGCGGAAAGCCTGCGTTTTACCATCGATCCCGGTCTCTGGGACAGCTTGGCCAATGGCGGTGATGCCAGCTATGTCTATTCCGCAGCGCAGGTGCAATTCGCGCTTTTGCCCGATATGCTGCACGAGGCCGAACGCGATGTGCAGATCAAGATGAGCAGCGACCGCATCGTGGCCAGCTTCTGA
- the obgE gene encoding GTPase ObgE — translation MKFLDLAKVYIRSGAGGAGCISFRREKFIEYGGPDGGDGGHGGDVIVEAVDGLNTLIDFRYQQHFFAGNGQHGMGSQRTGKDGEDKILRVPVGTEIIDEDEETVIADLTEIGQRVIIAKGGNGGWGNLHFKSATNQAPRRANPGQEAIERTIWLRLKLIADVGLLGMPNAGKSTFLAATSNARPKVADYPFTTLVPNLGVVGVDDVEFVVADIPGLIAGASEGRGLGDMFLGHVERCAVLLHLIDGTSGDPAGDLLTIIHELEQYGGDLADKPRITVLNKIDALDDEERAFLCDELAAVATGPVMMMSGVSREGTTEVLRALRAEIDDNRLRHRIADAATDDPEWQP, via the coding sequence ATGAAGTTTCTCGATCTTGCCAAGGTCTACATCCGGTCCGGTGCCGGGGGTGCGGGTTGTATTTCCTTCCGCCGCGAAAAGTTCATCGAATATGGCGGGCCGGATGGCGGCGATGGTGGCCATGGCGGTGATGTGATTGTCGAGGCTGTGGACGGGCTGAACACGCTGATCGATTTCCGCTATCAGCAGCATTTTTTCGCAGGTAATGGCCAGCATGGCATGGGCAGCCAGCGCACCGGCAAGGATGGCGAGGATAAAATCCTGCGCGTCCCCGTCGGCACCGAAATCATCGACGAAGACGAAGAAACCGTCATCGCCGATCTGACAGAGATCGGCCAGCGCGTCATCATCGCCAAGGGCGGCAATGGCGGCTGGGGCAATCTGCATTTCAAATCCGCCACCAATCAGGCCCCGCGCCGCGCCAATCCGGGGCAAGAGGCGATTGAACGCACCATCTGGCTGCGGCTGAAACTGATCGCCGATGTGGGTCTTTTGGGGATGCCCAATGCGGGCAAATCCACCTTTCTGGCGGCAACATCCAACGCTCGCCCCAAGGTTGCGGATTATCCGTTCACGACGCTGGTCCCCAATCTGGGCGTTGTCGGCGTGGATGATGTCGAATTCGTCGTGGCCGACATTCCCGGCCTGATCGCCGGTGCCAGCGAAGGCCGCGGCCTTGGCGATATGTTCCTTGGCCATGTCGAACGCTGCGCTGTGCTGTTGCACCTGATTGATGGCACATCGGGCGATCCGGCGGGTGATCTGCTGACGATCATCCATGAATTGGAACAATATGGCGGCGATCTGGCCGATAAGCCGCGCATCACCGTGCTGAACAAGATCGACGCGCTGGATGATGAAGAACGCGCTTTTCTGTGCGACGAACTGGCCGCTGTTGCAACCGGCCCTGTGATGATGATGTCCGGCGTCAGCCGCGAAGGCACGACCGAGGTGCTGCGCGCGCTGCGTGCCGAAATCGACGATAACCGCCTGCGCCACCGCATCGCGGATGCCGCCACGGATGATCCCGAATGGCAACCCTGA
- a CDS encoding GNAT family N-acetyltransferase, producing MTEMQDHPGDLPTARCKPPSFAVSIAQTPQDVQAAQRLRYLVFVTELGADGPLVDHAAGLERDFFDPHATHLLLRDLARDPEDQVVGVYRLLTEPAAAAAGRFYCETEYDLSRLKTSGLRLLELGRSCLHPDYRGGMAMLHLWQALAAYVAAQEIDLLFGVASFHGTDLDHLAAPLSLLFHRHLAPARFLVQARGAGAVDFTPLPAAQIDRVAAMRDTPALIKAYLRIGGVVGQGVYVDHAFNTTDVCLILPRSQLSARHSDLYTRPLAHG from the coding sequence ATGACCGAAATGCAGGACCATCCCGGCGATCTGCCGACAGCAAGATGCAAGCCGCCGTCTTTTGCCGTCTCGATCGCGCAAACGCCGCAGGATGTGCAGGCGGCGCAGCGGTTGCGCTATCTGGTTTTCGTGACCGAATTGGGCGCTGACGGGCCATTGGTCGACCATGCCGCCGGGCTGGAACGGGACTTTTTTGATCCCCATGCGACCCATCTGCTGCTGCGCGATCTGGCCCGTGACCCCGAGGATCAGGTCGTGGGTGTCTACCGTTTGCTGACAGAACCGGCGGCGGCAGCGGCGGGCCGGTTTTACTGCGAGACCGAATATGACCTGTCGCGGCTGAAAACCTCGGGGCTGCGGCTGCTGGAACTGGGCCGGTCCTGCCTGCACCCTGACTATCGCGGCGGTATGGCGATGCTGCATCTGTGGCAGGCGCTGGCCGCCTATGTCGCGGCGCAAGAGATTGATTTGCTCTTCGGGGTGGCGTCCTTTCATGGCACCGACCTTGACCATCTGGCTGCCCCGCTCAGCCTGTTGTTTCACCGCCATCTGGCGCCCGCGCGGTTTCTTGTGCAGGCCAGAGGCGCGGGGGCTGTCGATTTCACGCCGCTGCCAGCAGCGCAGATCGACCGGGTCGCAGCAATGCGCGACACCCCGGCGCTGATCAAGGCCTATCTGCGCATCGGCGGTGTCGTGGGGCAGGGGGTCTATGTGGACCACGCCTTCAACACCACAGATGTCTGTCTGATCCTGCCCAGATCCCAGCTCAGCGCGCGGCATAGCGATCTTTACACAAGGCCGCTGGCGCATGGCTGA